In a genomic window of Vespula vulgaris chromosome 13, iyVesVulg1.1, whole genome shotgun sequence:
- the LOC127068577 gene encoding uncharacterized protein LOC127068577, whose amino-acid sequence MALRLRGSKDVKKSSYYVWYLGAREAKGVDAMPGAIAYLLERERLQEPFKVTLQVSSKGLKIIQTVHPGASTRSAVKHLVPGHAVLAAVQREDIVAATLLLPNPATNNPVHVHAYRCDSVETAELLGGQLKALASQTDNLARVSSGEGRIRSNLGSDGRSTRESESSEGSGELKHDPIQTTTIYESLAAELRAKLGRGNSGDNDVGPILLPPRDYDTVHRHRGNLAGIEFRRCLNQTIVGGSTAVDRGGTRSAASSGIGSDSAATPPPYQSHHPLGPRPSRPSRDSSSDDDWGAGTEESHYFPDVETTGSSLTLPRLPRSPERHPIQQQPTRGVSPGCNRNRRAPELRQRSPSPQYQPKVNPGEVTSPRERFQDAKEMFRAMEREAIARPVLSRQRESDGHHHVHRVESSRQVHEDRSIRSHQTNVNSSPAHDHQQIRRSHTELDRENELAYRARPRPRTHHYGIEQPSESETTTRPRPRSFYENPVVGREFRDQRNSIDPRESRDFRDRAYTRELREKVRARATTYQELSEHERYPGLDRESARPPLEIVPTPGRYRHSYAEPPRLGLAALHPY is encoded by the exons ATGGCCTTACGTCTGAGGGGTAGCAAGGATGTCAAGAAGAGCTCGTACTACGTTTGGTATCTTGGTGCGAGGGAGGCCAAGGGTGTGGACGCGATGCCCGGTGCCATAGCTTACCTGCTCGAACGAGAACGACTTCAAGAACCTTTCAAGGTCACTTTACAG GTGAGCAGCAAGGGCCTGAAGATCATTCAAACTGTTCATCCTGGAGCTTCTACTAGATCAGCTGTAAAACATTTGGTACCAGGTCATGCTGTATTGGCTGCTGTTCAACGAGAAGATATCGTAGCAGCGACTTTGCTCTTACCAAATCCTGCCACTAACAATCCAGTCCATGTTCATGCATACag ATGCGACTCGGTCGAGACAGCTGAATTGTTGGGTGGACAACTGAAGGCATTGGCGTCGCAAACAGATAATTTAGCAAGAGTATCCTCTGGTGAAGGTAGAATCCGAAGTAATTTGGGTAGCGATGGCCGAAGTACAAGAGAGTCCGAGTCTTCCGAAGGTAGTGGAGAACTCAAACATGATCCTATCCAAACCACAACGATCTACGAGTCATTGGCAGCCGAGTTGAGAGCCAAATTAG GTCGTGGAAATTCAGGAGACAACGATGTTGGACCTATACTGTTACCACCACGTGACTACGACACAGTTCACAGGCATCGTGGTAACTTAGCAGGTATCGAATTTAGGCGTTGCTTGAATCAGACTATAGTGGGTGGTAGCACAGCTGTTGATCGAGGTGGTACAAGGAGTGCAGCTAGCAGTGGAATTGGATCGGACAGTGCGGCTACTCCTCCACCGTATCAGTCTCATCATCCTTTAGGTCCAAGACCTTCGAGACCTTCGAGAGATTCCTCTTCCG aCGACGATTGGGGTGCTGGTACAGAGGAAAGTCATTATTTCCCGGACGTGGAGACGACTGGTTCGAGCTTGACACTACCAAGGCTACCTAGAAGTCCAGAAAGACATCCAATTCAGCAACAACCAACGAGAGGCGTCTCACCAGGTTGTAATAGGAATCGTAGGGCGCCAGAACTGAGACAAAGATCTCCGAGTCCTCAATATCAGCCAAAAGTAAATCCCGGAGAAGTGACAAGTCCAAGAGAGAGGTTCCAAGATGCTAAAGAAATGTTCAGGGCCATGGAGAGGGAAGCTATTGCAAGACCAGTCCTCTCAAGGCAGAGAGAGTCCGATGGTCATCATCATGTCCACAG GGTGGAATCATCTAGACAAGTTCACGAGGATCGATCTATTCGTTCGCATCAAACTAACGTGAACTCATCGCCTGCGCACGATCATCAACAGATCAGACGAAGTCATACCGAGCTTGACCGAGAGAATGAACTTGCTTACCGAGCGAGACCAAGACCTAGAACTCATCATTATGGAATAGAACAACCGTCTGAATCGGAAACTACCACTAGGCCACGGCCAAGAAGCTTTTATGAAAATCCAGTTGTTGGGAGAGAGTTTCGCGATCAAAGGAATTCTATCGATCCTCGAGAA TCACGAGACTTTCGAGATCGAGCATACACACGAGAATTACGTGAAAAAGTTCGTGCAAGGGCAACGACTTATCAGGAATTATCAGAACATGAGAGATATCCTGGACTCGATCGTGAAAGTGCCAGACCACCATTAGAAATTGTCCCGACACCCGGTAGATATCGTCACAGCTATGCAGAGCCACCCAGACTTGGATTAGCTGCGTTACATCCTTACTGA